In uncultured Draconibacterium sp., one genomic interval encodes:
- a CDS encoding SusC/RagA family TonB-linked outer membrane protein — MKKIALMLLGIALFGVLVAEAQVKSITGTVTSADDDMGIPGVSVSVKGTTIGTVTNLDGVYQLDVPTDAEALIFSFVGMKTQEVEITGSTIDVVMDADLVGLDEVVVVGYGTATRQSFVGSAKTVSSENIKSKSISNVSQSLSGEVAGVSVINTSGQPGSTATIRIRGFGSVNGNRDPLYVVDGVPYSGSLNAINPNDIESTTILKDATATAIYGSRGANGVILITTKKGMDGESIIEADIKYGINVSGIARHEVIQSPEEYIALSWESMYNRGVATGQADPAAFANDNLFSGSGINSKYNMWNVSSGADLIDPATGQIRPGVTRRYDPEDWEDYGFQSSNRTEANITFRGGSEKTKYFTSVGYLKDVGYIINSDFQRFNASINLETEIKPWLTTTSRMTYALTETNNNGQSSDSGSIFWFTDNIPSIYPLFSRDEAGNFIEDPIFGGNKYDYGNDRGFGALTNSIADAHYDMSRTDRHQATGNFSANIKIMEGLTFENTFGAQYYMSKYNSLNNPFYGSAAGQGGSIYKLDEQMFTYNVLNLLRYRTEFGEHSIEALAAHEANFWERKRNTASKSKAVHPDIDDLNNFIIVSSPPTSYTDEVNLESYFGQVNYNYMNRYYLSASVRRDGTSRFIGDNKWDNFGSVGASWVVSEESFMTNAPILDYLKVKASYGVIGEQQGVGFYPAIISYNVNNLDDEISISEREVGNPDLTWETSKMFQTGVEFALGEYVDGSIDYYMKNTDNLVFDRRVGPSVGYALITVNDGRLRNSGIEFDFTGHIIRKSDYTLDITLNGEMLNNEIIDMPIDPATELPKVLDIAGRFGRAKGHSLFDFYTREWAGVDPADGVGMWIQNYYDENGNGMLDSGEGITSLYEYQQENPDHEISATTTKSYSAATNKYVGKSSIPTVRGAFRLNASVKKFSLSAQFLYSLGGYSYDFVYARLMDNEQVGSNNWSTDIYDRWQKPGDVTNVPRLSSGYDTNVSSSSTRFITKADYLSLNNLRLGYDFTSLVSQWGITGLTFFVSGDNLFLLTARDGFNPSTSETGTSDWYTYNPLTTYTMGINVKF, encoded by the coding sequence ATGAAAAAAATTGCGCTAATGCTATTGGGCATTGCCTTGTTTGGCGTGCTTGTGGCTGAAGCACAGGTAAAAAGTATTACCGGTACTGTAACCAGTGCCGATGATGATATGGGAATACCTGGTGTTTCAGTAAGTGTTAAAGGTACCACAATTGGTACAGTTACAAATCTTGATGGGGTATATCAGCTGGACGTTCCTACTGATGCCGAAGCGTTAATTTTCTCGTTTGTGGGAATGAAAACGCAGGAAGTTGAGATTACTGGCTCAACAATTGACGTGGTTATGGATGCTGACCTTGTTGGTTTAGATGAAGTTGTGGTAGTTGGTTATGGTACTGCAACACGTCAGTCGTTTGTAGGTAGTGCCAAAACAGTTTCAAGTGAGAACATTAAGAGTAAGTCAATCTCAAACGTTTCTCAGTCATTATCTGGTGAGGTTGCTGGTGTAAGTGTTATTAATACTTCTGGTCAGCCAGGTTCAACCGCCACTATTCGTATCAGGGGATTTGGTTCTGTTAACGGTAACCGTGATCCATTATATGTTGTAGATGGTGTACCTTATTCAGGATCGTTGAATGCAATTAACCCTAACGACATTGAATCGACAACCATTCTGAAAGATGCAACAGCAACCGCTATTTACGGTTCGCGTGGTGCAAACGGTGTAATCTTAATTACTACCAAAAAAGGTATGGACGGGGAAAGTATTATTGAAGCTGATATTAAATACGGTATTAACGTAAGTGGGATTGCCCGTCACGAAGTAATTCAGTCACCTGAGGAATACATCGCCCTTTCATGGGAATCAATGTACAACAGGGGAGTAGCAACAGGTCAGGCTGACCCTGCCGCATTTGCTAACGACAATCTTTTCTCCGGTAGTGGTATCAACTCAAAATACAACATGTGGAATGTGAGTAGTGGTGCAGATCTTATTGATCCGGCTACCGGACAAATTCGCCCGGGAGTTACAAGAAGATATGATCCGGAAGATTGGGAAGATTATGGTTTCCAAAGTTCAAACCGTACTGAAGCGAATATCACTTTCAGAGGTGGTAGCGAAAAAACAAAATACTTTACTTCTGTTGGTTATTTGAAAGATGTGGGTTACATTATTAATTCAGATTTTCAAAGATTTAATGCTTCTATTAACCTGGAAACAGAAATTAAGCCATGGTTGACAACTACTTCTCGAATGACTTATGCTTTGACCGAAACAAATAACAATGGTCAGTCTTCTGATTCTGGTAGTATTTTCTGGTTCACCGACAATATTCCTTCTATTTACCCGCTGTTCTCTCGTGACGAAGCCGGTAACTTTATTGAAGACCCAATTTTTGGAGGTAATAAATACGATTATGGTAATGATCGTGGTTTTGGTGCATTAACCAACTCAATTGCCGACGCCCATTATGATATGTCTCGTACCGATCGTCATCAGGCAACAGGTAATTTCTCTGCCAATATTAAAATAATGGAAGGGCTGACCTTTGAGAACACTTTTGGTGCTCAATATTATATGAGTAAATACAATAGCCTTAACAATCCGTTCTACGGTTCTGCCGCAGGCCAAGGTGGTTCTATTTACAAATTGGATGAGCAGATGTTTACCTATAACGTATTGAACCTTTTACGTTACCGCACCGAGTTTGGCGAGCATTCAATTGAAGCACTTGCAGCTCACGAAGCAAACTTCTGGGAAAGAAAAAGAAACACAGCGAGTAAGTCAAAAGCAGTTCACCCTGATATTGATGACTTAAACAACTTTATTATTGTTTCTTCTCCTCCAACTTCTTATACCGATGAAGTAAACCTTGAAAGTTATTTCGGTCAGGTTAACTACAACTATATGAACCGTTATTACTTGTCGGCATCTGTTCGTCGTGATGGAACTTCTCGTTTTATTGGCGACAACAAATGGGACAACTTCGGTTCTGTTGGAGCATCGTGGGTGGTATCAGAAGAGTCGTTTATGACTAATGCTCCAATTCTCGACTATTTAAAGGTAAAAGCCAGTTACGGTGTAATTGGTGAGCAACAAGGTGTTGGATTCTATCCTGCAATTATTTCTTATAATGTAAATAACCTTGATGATGAGATTTCAATTTCTGAACGTGAAGTTGGTAATCCTGACTTAACCTGGGAAACTTCAAAAATGTTCCAGACCGGTGTTGAATTCGCTTTAGGTGAGTATGTAGACGGATCGATCGATTACTACATGAAAAATACGGACAATCTGGTATTCGACAGGAGAGTTGGTCCATCAGTAGGTTATGCATTAATAACTGTTAACGATGGTCGTTTACGTAACAGTGGTATTGAATTCGATTTTACAGGTCATATCATTCGCAAGTCTGATTATACCTTAGATATTACCTTGAATGGTGAAATGTTGAACAACGAAATCATTGACATGCCTATTGACCCTGCCACAGAATTACCAAAAGTTCTGGATATTGCTGGTCGTTTTGGTCGTGCAAAAGGACATTCGCTGTTTGATTTTTATACCAGAGAATGGGCTGGAGTTGATCCTGCTGATGGTGTAGGTATGTGGATTCAGAATTACTACGATGAAAATGGTAACGGTATGTTGGATTCAGGTGAAGGCATTACTTCATTGTACGAATATCAACAGGAAAATCCTGATCATGAGATCAGTGCCACTACTACAAAGTCTTATTCGGCGGCAACCAATAAATACGTAGGAAAATCTTCTATTCCTACAGTACGAGGTGCTTTCCGTCTGAATGCTTCAGTGAAGAAATTCTCTTTAAGTGCACAGTTCCTGTATAGCCTTGGTGGTTACTCTTACGACTTTGTTTATGCCCGTTTGATGGATAACGAGCAAGTGGGTAGCAACAACTGGTCGACTGATATTTACGACAGATGGCAAAAGCCTGGTGACGTAACGAATGTACCACGTTTATCGAGTGGATATGATACTAACGTTTCAAGTTCATCAACCCGCTTTATTACAAAAGCTGATTATTTGAGCTTAAATAACTTACGTTTAGGATACGATTTCACAAGCCTGGTTTCACAATGGGGAATTACCGGTTTAACCTTCTTTGTTTCAGGTGATAACCTGTTCTTATTGACAGCTCGCGATGGTTTCAACCCATCAACCTCTGAAACAGGTACTTCTGACTGGTATACCTATAATCCGTTAACAACGTATACTATGGGAATAAACGTTAAATTCTAA
- a CDS encoding DUF4268 domain-containing protein, translating into MYSKEELRQLKIDFWQLFDKRCSVHPELKYRKRKWVLHKTKIKGVALRFDVSREDAMVILELGNKNENKRLKAYEFLERYKPVIEDGFENGLQWEFFHEREDSGAEVCRIFIRMEGVDFHRQNQWPDIYNFFIENMLKLERNFLDIRDLLQEELK; encoded by the coding sequence ATGTATTCAAAAGAGGAATTACGACAATTGAAAATTGATTTCTGGCAACTGTTTGACAAGCGCTGCAGTGTGCATCCTGAATTAAAATACAGGAAACGGAAATGGGTACTCCACAAAACAAAAATTAAAGGTGTGGCACTACGTTTTGATGTTAGCCGCGAAGATGCGATGGTAATTCTCGAATTGGGCAACAAAAATGAGAACAAAAGACTGAAAGCCTACGAATTTCTGGAAAGATACAAGCCGGTGATTGAAGACGGTTTTGAGAATGGTTTGCAATGGGAGTTTTTCCACGAGCGTGAAGACAGCGGCGCCGAAGTGTGCAGGATCTTCATACGAATGGAAGGTGTTGATTTTCACCGTCAGAACCAATGGCCCGACATCTATAATTTCTTTATTGAGAACATGCTAAAGCTGGAGCGTAATTTCCTTGACATAAGAGACCTTTTGCAAGAGGAACTGAAGTAA
- a CDS encoding SRPBCC domain-containing protein — MKDLKRYYTLNADPKDVYNALTNENMLEIWTGETAVMPLEPNTEFSLWGGSISGVNVEFEQDKKIVQKWFFGEEEEESLVTIKLHPHKKGTSVELRHTNIPDDAFDNISEGWDEDYFGALNELFI, encoded by the coding sequence ATGAAAGATTTAAAACGCTACTATACTTTAAACGCCGATCCGAAAGACGTTTACAATGCTTTAACCAACGAAAATATGCTTGAAATATGGACAGGTGAAACAGCTGTTATGCCACTGGAGCCAAACACCGAATTTTCGTTGTGGGGCGGAAGTATTTCGGGTGTGAATGTGGAATTTGAGCAAGATAAAAAGATTGTGCAAAAGTGGTTTTTTGGTGAAGAAGAAGAAGAATCGTTGGTGACAATAAAACTTCATCCGCATAAAAAAGGAACAAGCGTTGAGTTGCGTCACACCAATATTCCCGACGATGCTTTTGACAACATCTCCGAAGGCTGGGATGAAGACTATTTTGGAGCACTTAACGAACTGTTTATTTAG
- a CDS encoding DUF3078 domain-containing protein: MGKSYELETPWNIGGDGSIGLTQTYLDNWKKGGKSSLATLMVLKGFANYSRKDGKVKWENSAEFRNGWIRPGGDESELQKNDDKFEITSRYGLSAFKKWYYSAELNFNTQNV, from the coding sequence GTGGGGAAAAGTTACGAGCTTGAAACCCCCTGGAATATTGGTGGCGACGGAAGTATCGGACTTACCCAAACTTATCTTGATAATTGGAAAAAAGGGGGGAAAAGTTCACTGGCTACGTTAATGGTGTTAAAGGGGTTTGCGAATTATTCGCGTAAAGACGGTAAGGTAAAATGGGAAAACTCGGCAGAATTCCGAAACGGTTGGATCAGGCCAGGTGGCGATGAATCGGAGTTGCAAAAGAATGATGATAAGTTTGAAATTACATCGCGTTACGGATTAAGTGCCTTTAAAAAATGGTACTACAGTGCCGAGCTTAATTTTAATACGCAAAATGTTTAG
- a CDS encoding CYTH domain-containing protein, giving the protein MIEIERKFLVDTNIWCPKDLGNPIVQGYLSTDKERVVRVRIKGDTAWLTIKGKTQGISRIEMEYEIPVNEAEILMNLCHDFPVRKKRYVEEINGMIWEIDVFEDKNAGLVLAEVELSDENEKIELPNWVTQEVSTDHRYFNAWLSEHPYKTW; this is encoded by the coding sequence ATGATTGAAATTGAGCGAAAATTTCTTGTTGATACCAATATATGGTGCCCAAAGGATTTGGGAAACCCGATTGTTCAGGGATATCTGTCAACCGACAAAGAACGGGTGGTGCGGGTACGTATTAAAGGAGACACCGCCTGGTTGACCATAAAAGGCAAAACGCAGGGAATTTCGCGTATTGAAATGGAATATGAAATTCCGGTGAACGAAGCCGAGATTTTAATGAACCTGTGTCATGATTTTCCTGTTCGGAAAAAACGCTATGTGGAGGAAATAAATGGAATGATTTGGGAGATCGATGTATTTGAAGATAAAAATGCCGGTCTTGTTCTGGCCGAGGTTGAACTTAGTGATGAGAATGAAAAAATTGAACTGCCCAATTGGGTAACTCAAGAGGTGAGTACTGATCATCGGTATTTTAATGCATGGTTGTCAGAGCATCCTTATAAAACATGGTAG
- a CDS encoding HDIG domain-containing metalloprotein has protein sequence MITRDEALEMLKSNVQAENMLKHSLASEAVMRAIAKHLGKNEDEWGIAGLLHDIDVEITNADPYTHGPYAEKLLKGKVTDEMIDAIVMHNEVATGKDRTSEFQHALAAGETITGLITATTLVYPDKKLASVKTKSVTKRMKQKAFAASVKRENILECEKIGISLPEFADLAVNAMRAISDDLGL, from the coding sequence ATGATTACGAGAGACGAAGCGCTTGAAATGCTAAAATCGAATGTACAGGCAGAAAACATGTTAAAACACAGCCTGGCATCGGAAGCAGTAATGCGTGCAATAGCGAAGCACTTAGGCAAAAACGAGGACGAATGGGGCATCGCAGGTTTGTTGCATGATATTGATGTGGAAATCACAAACGCCGATCCTTATACACACGGGCCATACGCTGAGAAGTTATTAAAAGGAAAAGTTACCGATGAAATGATCGATGCAATTGTTATGCACAACGAAGTAGCTACGGGCAAAGATCGTACCTCTGAATTTCAACACGCACTTGCTGCCGGCGAAACCATTACCGGTTTAATAACTGCTACCACTTTGGTTTATCCGGATAAAAAACTGGCCAGTGTAAAAACAAAATCAGTAACAAAACGAATGAAACAAAAGGCTTTTGCGGCATCGGTAAAGCGCGAAAATATTTTGGAGTGTGAGAAAATTGGAATTTCGCTGCCCGAGTTTGCCGATCTGGCGGTTAATGCAATGCGTGCGATTAGTGATGATTTGGGATTATAA
- a CDS encoding DUF5686 and carboxypeptidase regulatory-like domain-containing protein — protein MYTQKNNQSTGRKLSVCFTLLLLSAHFFASGQVLSGRILDEQKQPVPYATIYISETRQGTTSNTNGDFSFNLPNGTFHLTVRSMGYEKQEQTISLQTDSLFLPITLQAQNFELAEIKVFPGDEDPAYFIMRKAIAKAPYYRKNIKHYGADLYIKANFAFSNIPNLIKKQEVEEGRKFKDYFKENVTYVMESQNRITYDYPDQYNQQVISKKSSITGFDEPPVMGLMTASFYDERPNEVVSPLSVMALKHYNFVYEGFITLGDYDVFKIRVTPKRKSDELVEGFIYIVDRLWCIYNLDFSSSFEFFNYHIKQQFENLDNENWLPVSHNITGDFGMLGLRGNFYYGASVKYDSIVNNYSNIQYESTEIAEQTSTEQDVREPGEKEEKLVSELNSLNTKEELSNADVKKVARLNRKILKEQYKDSTIVAPDFGSYRISENNDSLQTTIAWDTIRSIPLTQAEIESYRMADSLKLQEKAASNDSVSGNESAKRFLSRLLAGAYDISKDSTIRVSYDGLLSPVNFDFNAVDGYKYRQEFRIRFLVDSTKRIYLTPQLGYAFNRKALFGSLNTQFVNFLAKGNQIGLYAGKQSSDFKSGLQGITPAVNALSSWFFGENYMRFYESEFVHLNFSQRFKRYFRYYAILNFDHYYPLENNISFPLSDYKDFEPNLPGNLTADNPALAEQKSFSYGIGLNFRKSQQKPWLEESPFLFVNDFYEFNLTYKQGVPDIFDSGSEFSRVDFTVHQQANISPSTGIDWQINAGHYFSNDQMHFSQYKHFSTAEIPVMMRPFTHRFQLINDYALSTNKSYLNVMTEYRSEYLLLRYLSVFNKRTWSESLHLNYLTTPEYKNYWEIGYSLNNLFFAGNVGVFAGFSESDFESVQVKLSISAFD, from the coding sequence ATGTATACCCAAAAAAACAATCAATCAACCGGCAGAAAACTATCAGTTTGTTTCACCTTACTATTACTCTCTGCCCACTTTTTTGCCAGTGGACAGGTTCTTTCCGGACGCATTCTGGATGAACAAAAACAACCGGTGCCTTATGCTACCATTTATATTTCTGAAACGCGGCAAGGCACCACATCGAATACTAACGGCGATTTTAGTTTTAATCTGCCAAACGGTACATTTCACCTAACAGTGCGTTCAATGGGCTACGAAAAGCAGGAGCAAACGATAAGTCTGCAAACCGACAGCTTGTTTTTGCCCATTACATTGCAGGCCCAGAATTTTGAGTTGGCAGAGATAAAAGTGTTTCCCGGAGATGAAGATCCGGCTTATTTCATTATGCGTAAAGCCATTGCCAAAGCACCTTATTATCGCAAGAATATAAAACATTATGGCGCCGACCTGTATATCAAAGCCAATTTTGCCTTTAGCAATATTCCAAACCTGATAAAAAAGCAGGAAGTAGAAGAAGGCCGCAAATTCAAAGATTACTTCAAAGAAAATGTAACCTATGTAATGGAGTCGCAAAACCGCATTACTTACGATTATCCCGATCAGTACAATCAGCAGGTGATAAGCAAAAAAAGCTCGATAACGGGTTTTGATGAGCCGCCGGTAATGGGCCTGATGACAGCCAGTTTTTACGACGAACGCCCCAACGAAGTGGTTTCTCCACTATCGGTAATGGCGCTGAAACATTACAATTTTGTTTACGAAGGTTTTATTACGCTTGGCGATTATGATGTGTTTAAAATTCGCGTTACGCCAAAACGAAAAAGCGACGAGCTGGTTGAAGGTTTTATTTATATTGTCGACCGGCTTTGGTGTATCTACAACCTCGATTTTAGCTCCAGTTTCGAGTTTTTTAATTACCACATAAAACAACAGTTCGAGAACCTGGACAACGAAAACTGGTTGCCGGTTTCGCACAATATCACTGGTGATTTCGGCATGCTGGGCTTGCGGGGCAACTTTTATTATGGCGCGTCGGTGAAGTACGATTCCATTGTAAACAATTATTCCAACATACAATACGAAAGCACTGAAATTGCTGAACAAACAAGTACAGAACAAGATGTACGGGAACCCGGCGAAAAAGAAGAAAAACTGGTTAGCGAACTAAATTCGCTGAATACCAAGGAGGAATTGAGCAATGCAGATGTAAAAAAAGTGGCCCGTCTGAACCGGAAGATCTTAAAAGAGCAGTACAAAGATTCGACTATTGTTGCACCGGACTTCGGCAGTTACCGAATTTCGGAAAATAACGACTCGCTGCAAACAACTATTGCCTGGGACACAATAAGAAGCATACCGTTAACGCAGGCAGAGATTGAAAGTTACCGAATGGCCGATTCATTAAAACTGCAGGAAAAAGCGGCTTCAAACGATTCTGTCTCGGGGAATGAAAGTGCCAAACGGTTTTTGAGCAGGCTTTTGGCCGGAGCTTACGATATTTCGAAAGATTCTACCATTCGCGTGAGTTACGATGGTTTGCTGTCGCCTGTGAATTTTGATTTTAACGCTGTCGACGGGTATAAATACCGACAGGAATTTCGCATTCGTTTTTTGGTCGATTCCACTAAGCGAATTTACCTTACTCCGCAACTGGGCTATGCTTTTAACCGCAAAGCATTATTTGGCAGCCTGAACACACAGTTTGTAAATTTCCTTGCAAAAGGAAACCAGATAGGCCTGTACGCCGGAAAACAAAGCAGCGATTTTAAAAGCGGCCTGCAAGGAATTACTCCTGCTGTTAACGCTTTAAGTTCGTGGTTTTTTGGCGAAAACTACATGCGGTTTTACGAGAGCGAATTTGTACATCTGAATTTCTCGCAGCGTTTTAAAAGATATTTCAGGTATTATGCCATCCTGAACTTTGATCATTATTACCCGCTTGAAAACAACATTTCGTTTCCGCTCTCGGATTATAAAGATTTTGAGCCCAATTTACCCGGAAACCTTACAGCAGATAATCCGGCCCTTGCCGAGCAAAAAAGCTTTAGTTATGGTATAGGTTTAAATTTCCGCAAATCGCAACAAAAACCGTGGCTCGAAGAATCGCCGTTTTTGTTTGTCAATGACTTTTATGAATTTAACCTGACCTACAAACAAGGTGTGCCCGATATTTTCGATTCCGGTTCAGAATTTAGCCGGGTTGATTTTACAGTGCATCAGCAAGCCAATATTTCGCCAAGTACAGGTATTGACTGGCAAATAAATGCCGGCCACTATTTTTCGAATGATCAGATGCACTTTTCGCAATACAAACATTTTAGCACTGCTGAAATTCCGGTAATGATGCGACCTTTTACGCACCGTTTTCAGCTGATAAACGACTATGCTTTAAGCACTAACAAAAGTTATCTAAACGTAATGACTGAATACAGATCGGAATACTTGTTATTAAGATACTTATCAGTTTTTAATAAAAGAACATGGAGCGAAAGCCTCCATTTAAATTACCTTACCACGCCGGAATACAAAAATTACTGGGAAATTGGTTACAGTTTAAACAACCTGTTTTTTGCAGGTAATGTAGGAGTGTTTGCAGGTTTTAGCGAAAGTGATTTTGAAAGTGTTCAGGTTAAACTCAGCATTTCTGCTTTTGATTAA
- a CDS encoding 1-acyl-sn-glycerol-3-phosphate acyltransferase, producing the protein MKGICKFLLKLMGWTVVGEPAPVNKCIIIGVPHTSAWDFVISWLFYTSKGAVANILIKKEFFFWPVGYFVRKMGGLPIDRSKGANVIRQTIQLINKRERIHLALTPEGTRSLNKRWKAGFHIIAKETGIPVYLGYFDWGRKEISVGEPFELSDSAQDDIKRMKDFYREKGIKGKFPELFTTDY; encoded by the coding sequence ATGAAAGGAATTTGTAAATTTTTGCTCAAACTGATGGGCTGGACTGTTGTTGGAGAACCGGCGCCGGTAAACAAATGTATTATTATCGGAGTACCACATACCAGTGCCTGGGATTTTGTTATTTCGTGGTTGTTTTACACCTCGAAAGGGGCGGTTGCCAACATTCTAATCAAAAAGGAATTTTTCTTTTGGCCGGTTGGTTATTTTGTGCGGAAAATGGGAGGTTTACCCATTGATCGCTCAAAAGGGGCCAACGTAATTCGCCAAACTATTCAGCTAATTAATAAAAGAGAGCGTATACACTTGGCATTAACTCCGGAAGGAACGCGAAGTTTAAATAAACGCTGGAAAGCCGGCTTTCATATTATTGCTAAAGAAACCGGAATTCCGGTGTATCTGGGATATTTTGATTGGGGACGAAAAGAAATTTCGGTTGGAGAGCCATTTGAACTATCGGACAGTGCTCAGGACGATATTAAACGCATGAAGGATTTTTACCGCGAAAAAGGAATCAAAGGAAAATTCCCTGAGCTTTTTACAACCGACTATTAA
- a CDS encoding phenylalanine--tRNA ligase beta subunit-related protein, translating to MQSITISNELAEKVPGVVLSCIECDVKFQEKNGELWEEIESKIEELNKSLRVEAISKIPAIAASRRAYKKCGKDPARYRLSAEALLRRVLKRGEIYQVNNVVDQLNLVSISSGFSIGGYDADRIDGAITFGIGEKDEPYEGIGRGELNIEFMPVFRDAKGAFGTPTSDSVRTCVTEQTKRFLMIIIAYEPTENIEHATNQAQELLKRYAGATNFEIKTIQAI from the coding sequence ATGCAAAGCATAACCATTAGCAATGAATTAGCTGAAAAAGTACCGGGAGTTGTTTTGTCATGCATCGAATGCGACGTAAAATTTCAGGAGAAAAATGGCGAACTTTGGGAAGAGATTGAATCAAAGATCGAGGAGTTAAACAAAAGTTTGCGTGTGGAAGCTATTAGCAAAATACCGGCCATTGCCGCTTCGCGAAGGGCTTATAAAAAATGCGGAAAAGACCCTGCTCGCTACCGATTATCGGCCGAAGCGCTACTTCGTAGGGTTTTAAAACGTGGCGAAATCTACCAGGTAAATAATGTGGTTGATCAGCTGAATTTGGTTTCCATTTCTAGCGGTTTTTCAATTGGTGGTTACGATGCGGATAGAATTGACGGTGCTATTACTTTTGGTATTGGCGAAAAAGACGAGCCTTACGAAGGTATTGGGCGAGGAGAGTTAAATATTGAGTTTATGCCGGTGTTCAGAGACGCAAAAGGCGCTTTTGGAACACCTACAAGCGATTCGGTGAGGACTTGTGTTACCGAACAAACAAAACGGTTCTTAATGATAATTATAGCCTACGAACCCACAGAGAACATTGAACATGCCACCAACCAGGCTCAGGAACTTTTAAAAAGATATGCCGGAGCCACTAATTTTGAAATAAAAACTATACAAGCAATATAA
- a CDS encoding DUF4251 domain-containing protein: MKRIILLSFLIFSIVAVNAQDKKLTKKERKAQQKAMLTEQTKELIEANAWQFNATQMLPSSGRTRTLTTPYNVVLKDGEVDSYLPFFGRAYSVDYGSTDSPMIFKAPVSDYSVEDAKKGGYTVKFSAKNKNDNVEFTFSVGATGSVSLRVNSTNRQFISYHGDLVPIEEKEKK, encoded by the coding sequence ATGAAAAGAATAATTTTGTTAAGTTTTCTGATTTTTTCAATTGTTGCAGTAAATGCACAAGACAAAAAATTAACTAAAAAAGAGAGAAAAGCACAGCAAAAAGCTATGCTTACCGAACAAACAAAAGAACTTATTGAAGCCAATGCCTGGCAATTTAATGCTACGCAAATGCTTCCGTCAAGCGGAAGAACCCGTACATTAACGACACCATACAATGTAGTATTAAAGGATGGTGAGGTAGATTCTTATCTTCCTTTCTTTGGTCGCGCTTATTCTGTAGATTACGGATCGACAGACTCGCCCATGATTTTTAAGGCACCTGTTAGCGACTATAGTGTTGAAGATGCGAAGAAAGGTGGTTATACCGTGAAGTTTAGCGCAAAAAATAAAAACGACAACGTAGAATTTACTTTTTCGGTCGGTGCAACCGGGTCGGTAAGTTTAAGAGTAAACAGTACCAACCGTCAGTTTATTTCCTATCACGGAGATTTGGTACCGATTGAAGAAAAAGAGAAAAAGTAG
- the sfsA gene encoding DNA/RNA nuclease SfsA — protein MKFEKELVHGRLIKRYKRFLADVELDSGEIVVAHCTNSGSMKSCLENGAEVYLTPVDDPKRKTKFTWEMIKINGDWVGINTGNPNKLAYEAILNGEIPGLNGYATVKREVKFGDSRFDVYAENEQEKCFVEVKNVSMKEKEYALFPDAVTTRGQKHLKTLIEVKKQGMRAVMLYIIQRSDVQLFAPAKEIDPAYAGLLKQAHKAGVEIFPMQAKVTPSEIILSKKLPFEL, from the coding sequence TTGAAATTTGAGAAAGAACTTGTTCATGGCAGGCTGATAAAACGTTACAAACGATTTTTAGCTGATGTTGAATTGGATTCTGGTGAAATTGTTGTGGCGCATTGCACCAATTCCGGATCGATGAAAAGTTGCCTTGAAAATGGGGCAGAGGTGTACCTTACTCCGGTTGACGACCCAAAACGAAAAACAAAGTTTACCTGGGAAATGATTAAAATAAACGGCGACTGGGTGGGTATTAATACGGGCAATCCAAATAAGTTGGCATACGAAGCGATCTTGAATGGTGAGATCCCGGGGCTGAACGGATACGCAACTGTTAAGCGAGAAGTTAAATTTGGCGATTCGCGCTTTGATGTGTATGCGGAGAATGAACAGGAGAAATGTTTCGTGGAAGTGAAAAACGTTTCGATGAAAGAGAAGGAATATGCCTTGTTCCCGGATGCAGTAACCACACGAGGTCAGAAACATTTAAAAACATTAATTGAAGTAAAGAAGCAGGGAATGCGCGCTGTTATGCTTTATATTATTCAGCGTAGCGATGTGCAGCTATTTGCCCCTGCCAAAGAAATCGATCCGGCATATGCCGGTTTGTTAAAACAGGCTCACAAGGCCGGTGTTGAGATTTTTCCGATGCAAGCAAAAGTCACTCCCTCGGAAATTATATTAAGCAAAAAACTACCTTTTGAACTATAA